The Thermodesulfobacteriota bacterium genome contains the following window.
GGAGACCAGCACGGACTCGTAATCCGACGCGTGGGCGTCATGGCAGGGCAGGCACGTGGAGTTCTCCACCGGGGCATGAGTCACCGCCACGTTTACAAAGCCGTCCCGTTCGTGACACTCGTAGCACAGTTCGGCGCCGACCGCCCTGAGTATCTTTTCGTTGTCCGAGGCGTGGGGACGGTGACAGCCGCTGCAAAGACCCCGCTCCACGGCCGTATGGATAAACCGCTTCTCGTGCCTCTCCTCGCTGCCCCTGTGGCAACTGTAGCATAACTCCTTCTCCACCAGGACGAGCTCGTTCTTCTGGTCGGATGCGTGCGGGTCGTGACATACGGTACAGTTCCCCTCGGCTACGGGAGAATGAGTATGCGCCCTCTTGTAACCCTCCTCCAACCCCCGGTGGCAGTCGTAACAGAGTTTGTCCTTCACGGGCGTTGTCTTCAAGGGTTCGGCCGAATCAACGGGGTTATGGCAGTCGGCGCATTTGCGCTCTAAAAATGGCGGGTGGCTATACTCCCTCGTAAGGCTGTCCCCCCCGGGGGAATGGGGCTCATGGCACCTCAGGCAATCCGTGCCCTCGGGCTTGTATCCGGAGTGTGCACGCACCGAAGCCCCGGAGGCGGGGTCGTGACAGTTCAGACACAGGTCGTTCCCCTCCTGAAGGAGGGCGTAGGAACGTCCGCTGGAATGCGGGTCGTGGCAACTGCCGCAGCCCCTGTCCACGGCCATATGCCCGGTCTTTTTATCGAAAGGCCCTTTTTCATGGCACTGGTAGCAGAGATTGTTGCCCTCCAGACGCCTGAGGCCCTTGAACCTGGAAGAGTGAGGGTCGTGGCATCTCAGACACTTCCCTTCGACCACGGGCGCGTGAACGGGCGGCTTTTCAAGCATGTCCCGGGCCCCTCCATGACACCCGTAACAAAGCCCGGCACCGGGAGACTTCAGGGCAAGCGCGCCGAGAAGGCCGTGCTGTACGTGGCACCCCTCGCACCTCCCCTCGGCCAGGGGCCGGTGCAGCTTACCCTCGGCCTTGAACCTCGCTACCTCCTCCTTGTGGCAGTCGGTACACGACTTCCTGACTATCCCCGTCCCGGCACAACCCGAGATCAAAACGGCCGCCGCAAGGACTATGAATAACGAAAACCCGGCTGGTCTCAACTCCTGTCCTCCCTACTTTCCCACGAACTTTTCAAGCTCCGCCTCGTTTATCTCCACGGCCACAACCTCCCTCAAGCGGTCCAGATACCTCCTCAGCGTACTATGGAACCTCTCCCTGCCGATAG
Protein-coding sequences here:
- a CDS encoding cytochrome c3 family protein gives rise to the protein MISGCAGTGIVRKSCTDCHKEEVARFKAEGKLHRPLAEGRCEGCHVQHGLLGALALKSPGAGLCYGCHGGARDMLEKPPVHAPVVEGKCLRCHDPHSSRFKGLRRLEGNNLCYQCHEKGPFDKKTGHMAVDRGCGSCHDPHSSGRSYALLQEGNDLCLNCHDPASGASVRAHSGYKPEGTDCLRCHEPHSPGGDSLTREYSHPPFLERKCADCHNPVDSAEPLKTTPVKDKLCYDCHRGLEEGYKRAHTHSPVAEGNCTVCHDPHASDQKNELVLVEKELCYSCHRGSEERHEKRFIHTAVERGLCSGCHRPHASDNEKILRAVGAELCYECHERDGFVNVAVTHAPVENSTCLPCHDAHASDYESVLVSREDDACYACHVDERKKFAKAIRHGKVREGNCSGCHKPHGGSVEKLLRAEKEELCFICHYAEDKKKIPYWGGAHTVFAEGKCLECHDSHASNNPWVLRDVGSRLCYRCHEEVEAGLKKAGVRHKPLVDGKCLGCHRPHGSGIKGALSRPMKSLCVECHADFGAELKEAPFTHEPVAFGDCKVCHNMHYTEQRGLLVASGKVICNSCHADQAGEAFVDAHAGIPTKGSDCTGCHDSHGSADRRLLHKVKHEPFEKGDCAGCHEKM